A genome region from Babesia bigemina genome assembly Bbig001, chromosome : I includes the following:
- a CDS encoding phosphotyrosyl phosphatase activator, putative translates to MEADMPPPTTTPNQQDADDAMKFILKLNDAAANKPIPDVAEFQRGDSDATANNVVLKLESVLQKLHDMTEDHKPEDYSDCRFGSKAHPMWLHEVQEMWDEIANTLGIVKACSNQSLRLIIRGNFIHSFGNQVRIDYGTGHELQFVIFLKRLRDVGLIRSHDLSGVALRVMSRYFRLIQHLIDRYRLEPAGSKGAWGIDHYQFLPFVLGSAQLMSNEAIKPGEVVLNGFKTPEEDKYIFLQTVEYIKRKVRGMPLEIASPMLHGICASCTWSRINSGLLEMYKNDIAHLTRVRHGS, encoded by the exons ATGGAGGCTGATATGCCTCCGCCGACCACCACGCCTAATCAGCAGGATGCCGACGATGCTATGAAGTTCATACTTAAGCTCAATGACGCAGCTGCGAATAAGCCTATTCCCGATGTGGCGGAGTTTCAGCGCGGCGATTCAGATGCAACCGCCAACAATGTAGTGTTGAAGCTGGAGTCGGTACTGCAGAAGCTCCACGACATGACGGAAGATCACAAGCCAGAGGACTACAGCGACTGCCGCTTCGGTAGCAAGGCGCATCCAATGTGGCTACACGAGGTTCAGGAA ATGTGGGACGAAATCGCAAACACGCTTGGGATCGTCAAGGCGTGTTCTAACCAAAGCTTGCGCCTAATTATCAGGGGGAATTTCATTCACTCGTTTGGAAACCAAGTCCGTATCGATTACGGAACTG GTCATGAGCTGCAATTTGTGATCTTCCTAAAGAGACTGCGCGATGTGGGTTTGATACGGAGTCACGATTTAAGTGGCGTCGCGCTTAGGGTGATGTCCAG ATACTTCCGGCTAATCCAGCACCTGATTGACAGGTACAGGCTTGAGCCTGCTGGGAGCAAAGGGGCGTGGGGCATTGACCACTACCAGTTTCTGCCTTTTGTGCTAGGGTCCGCCCAGCTCATGTCAAACGAGGCCATCAAGCCGGGCGAG GTCGTTTTAAATGGGTTCAAAACTCCGGAGGAAGACAAATATATTTTCCTGCAGACCGTCGAGTACATCAAGAGG AAAGTCAGGGGGATGCCGCTAGAAATCGCATCGCCAATGTTACATGGCATCTGCGCGTCATGCACATGGTCGAGGATTAATTCAGGGCTTTTGGAAATGTACAAAAATGATATTGCCCATCTGACGCGTGTTCGACATGGATCTTAG